A region of Tigriopus californicus strain San Diego chromosome 7, Tcal_SD_v2.1, whole genome shotgun sequence DNA encodes the following proteins:
- the LOC131882905 gene encoding uncharacterized protein LOC131882905 produces MQTLAEAWAAASKSAHYFPTQRLEEQSSPSKFDGQVLDQGKQCPSQKEGGSTPYQRFSDYTANLRSPYPSCSKEQAEEEEEEGEEDEDADANADDQVQAQKAEFRSGTRDLGKSPKSFNHTDEDASSAQTRPNQASFHHNKDLPRMFSIKSSNPAVKLHRPFEIPATLDRDDQQHPSHCSRGSKDELEKPPKISMRVRCTLEHSAPIGAKDPSLTVPTHLEQKEDVESEAMKAAKEKLVNGSGGMTSNALGPFDIGVEVQSDLEFPRLLPNILEQLKIVPDMDDIMEMQADVLVPFWSPLSLSQIHVDERKDLMDVNGNTSPGGDGTVGLIFGQLVKNPVLRLNIRVKCSISKEMRDRVMTLLVEQYYRDLRKRTDAMFPFGRSLERSVIPLDTPSPDKMHDHHPKLEDKMFHLPPSPLRDSKNNHFGPDLVPNYKAEMDQKILSKWSDHFHTSKFQRARSLFGSNFLDPVRAPLEDLPSTSAMSTEHKSAVPNSAYLVQKPRMRVCFDPETEIPRLQKWFTDNNHPSRQQVEEYVKELNALDSRRGRKSLDVNNVIYWFKNTRAAVKRAEMKSRQFNEVGLGGGSAASWPWTSDLRNFSSIMNSDMGLTGSADKGEDIRGKLANLSHMDSHGDDDKSMERKSPDEVSVLWPSKGDLKVRSDLGEDSTNSLEESRRHGPSPFERSPLKDRAAGIPSLPFPPSLLYSGSSLTDNPLFSPGMLYMSQYMNPFLHGSGSSPTSPTSMFGLDPEKRKRNRTFIDPVSEVPRLEEWFQLNTHPSHALISRYTEELNRLPYRQKFPKLEQKNIQFWFKNRRAKCKRMNNL; encoded by the exons GACTACACGGCTAATTTGAGATCCCCTTACCCAAGTTGTTCCAAAGAGCAGgcggaggaagaagaggaggagggcgaagaggatgaggatgcGGATGCGAATGCGGATGACCAAGTACAGGCGCAAAAGGCTGAATTTAGAAGTGGAACGCGAGACTTGGGCAAATCTCCGAAATCCTTCAATCATACCGATGAAGACGCCTCCTCAGCACAGACTCGGCCAAATCAGGCCTCTTTTCATCACAACAAAGACCTGCCTCGAATGTTTTCGATAAAGTCGTCCAATCCTGCCGTAAAACTCCATCGTCCATTCGAGATACCGGCAACTTTGGACAGAGATGACCAGCAACACCCGAGTCATTGCTCCAGAGGCTCCAAAG ATGAATTGGAAAAGCCTCCCAAAATCTCAATGAGAGTCCGGTGCACCCTAGAGCATTCAGCCCCGATTGGAGCGAAAGACCCGAGTTTGACGGTTCCAactcatttggaacaaaaggaAGACGTTGAAAGTGAGGCTATGAAAGCAGCGAAGGAGAAGCTCGTCAATGGCTCCGGAGGCATGACCAGCAATGCTTTGGGACCTTTTGATATCGGAGTCGAGGTTCAAAGTGATCTTGAGTTTCCCAGACTTTTGCCTAACATTCTGGAACAACTCAAAATCGTTCCAGATATGGATGACATCATGGAGATGCAAG CTGATGTTCTGGTACCATTCTGGAGTCCTTTATCATTGTCCCAAATTCACGTTGATGAGCGAAAGGATCTGATGGATGTCAATGGAAACACTTCTCCCGGGGGTGATGGAACTGTCGGGTTGATTTTTGGTCAACTAGTCAAAAACCCAGTGTTAAGATTAAACATCAG GGTGaagtgttccatttccaaagaaatgcGCGATCGAGTCATGACCTTGCTAGTGGAACAATATTACCGAGATCTACGAAAGCGGACCGACGCCATGTTCCCATTTGGACGGTCTTTGGAACGTAGCGTTATACCATTAGATACTCCAAGCCCAGACAAGATGCACGATCATCACCCCAAG CTCGAGGACAAGATGTTCCACTTGCCTCCTTCACCCCTCAGAGATTCCAAAAACAATCACTTTGGACCCGATCTTGTTCCCAACTACAAGGCCGAGATGGATCAAAAGATTTTGTCCAAATGGAGCGATCACTTTCATACCAGCAAGTTCCAAAGGGCCAGGTCTTTGTTTGGTTCCAATTTCTTGGATCCAGTTCGG GCTCCACTCGAGGATCTTCCAAGCACGTCCGCAATGTCCACGGAACACAAATCCGCGGTCCCCAATTCAGCATATCTGGTACAAAAACCCAGAATGCGAGTGTGTTTTGATCCAGAGACGGAAATCCCCCGTCTACAAAAGTGGTTCACTGACAATAACCATCCCAGTCGGCAGcag GTAGAGGAGTATGTAAAAGAATTAAATGCCCTGGACTCAAGACGCGGTCGGAAATCCTTGGACGTGAACAACGTTATATATTGGTTCAAAAATACACGTGCTGCCGTCAAACGAGCCGAAATGAAATCACGCCAATTCAACGAGGTTGGCCTCGGAGGAGGTTCGGCGGCTTCATGGCCCTGGACCTCGGATCTGAGAAACTTTTCTAGTATAATGAATAGCGATATGGGCTTGACTGGATCTGCTGATAAGGGAGAGGACATCCGAGGCAAATTGGCGAACTTGTCCCATATGGATAGTCATGGGGATGATGACAAATCGATGGAGAGGAAATCGCCCGATGAGGTGTCTGTACTTTGGCCATCCAAAGGAGATCTCAAAGTGAGATCTGACCTTGGTGAGGATTCGACCAACAGTCTCGAGGAGAGCCGACGACATGGACCAAGCCCCTTTGAAAGATCTCCCCTGAAAGACAGGGCAGCAGGCATTCCCAGTTTACCATTCCCACCTTCCTTACTCTACTCGGGATCATCATTAACCGACAATCCCCTTTTCAGCCCAGGAATGCTTTACATGTCACAATACATGAACCCATTCTTGCAC GGATCGGGATCTTCGCCCACGTCGCCGACTTCTATGTTTGGATTGGATCCTGAGAAGCGAAAGCGGAACCGGACCTTCATTGATCCAGTTTCGGAGGTTCCTCGTCTGGAAGAGTGGTTCCAATTGAATACTCATCCTTCACATGCTCTCATATCCAGATATACTGAAGAACTCAACCGCTTGCCATATCGGCAGAAGTTCCCCAAACtagaacaaaagaatattCAGTTCTGGTTCAAGAATCGACGAGCCAAATGCAAGCGAATGAACAATTTGTAA